One Manduca sexta isolate Smith_Timp_Sample1 chromosome 28, JHU_Msex_v1.0, whole genome shotgun sequence DNA window includes the following coding sequences:
- the LOC115451204 gene encoding ras GTPase-activating protein raskol isoform X6 has translation MSTERRLSRSFHSCLKGSSTEEAADDEDSCYHSLGGRHSLNRQPQVYIEDLSNVSLADFESTQDEVNDTSYEKACRRGSAPSTPVPGAQAQHSPSRLASFFFSKRSFRSNPLKRTKSATKLERERALAAVPTHPPTHALRTSRSHESLLSAHSPAVSTMDLGPPNQVEIRALHSSVLGRPHCFALSAENRAPRYFACASRKERDRWIYSLRQAARPDEIRTRRCERTVKLWLLEAKAIPPKKRYYCEIMLDDTLYARSSSKLKTELCFWGEVYEFSALPPVRAIHVNVYREPERRSRKRDKHALVGTVRIPVDDVSSRYLNERWYPVSESDKPQSPGGALPAPALRIKCRYQCVDVLPLDCYARFLDYLKRNYRRLCEYLEPVIGVKAKEDIGCALVLCMAGAGLAPRYLADVVALDVRRTGDHSLTFRGNSLATKSMEAYLKLVGDQYLQDTLGEAVCAAAGAGAAECEVDPLRAGGGAALRRQQAALRDAVTRAWRSIHASAPHFPPPLRDCFATFRERLTSMGREDISDNLISASIFLRFLCPAILSPSLFGITHEYPNERAARNLTLVAKTLQTLANFTRFQGKEAFMEFLNDFLEQEAPNMKAFLRAISSRPPDHQQQMHQHQEGSNRNSSASQGSTVGSEGSRGDACVEPDPEWAPHVDLGKQLATLHGLLVDSLQKLPPAKIQELDPLSDILDELSKRLVSNDNGPTQPISDNIFRFNDPTCNTTPKQMNVVEPTTNGQMNSNFAHSSPIMNKNGVQFNISPSKSNAEESKYKGGYVAVSKSPSFNLRSATLPRNGYGSNPVNQNVNPDRYSSQYNNQEHCVNLKVVQIGFGSDQYPKGISNGVNESLERRMQERYKPNNYTQQGHYHNSNYNNSTERSPSNDSINHNYCTNDMQNIMKETANIEELSDLLKYADDSDIVEDKLIINKKNLTQSKSNNNNNIVNGNKTNYTNNGSNVSISGLSNVASSGYQSIATYSQSSSPIENTTHHHQSYENGGQPMSRYSQLNYQKQREKQYYDSKNEKFYPKSPVQQKIEYDIQKYGIQNFTTADNAQTNTNMNTKIAPLVFTNPVYNMEDNRQSQEKKNNENRNSKRCACGSSSSSIDEEGLSTDNVETNSEEGSTNFNEDSRNYDQQNRNNTHRKLTRDNCNYEDLYQRSNHSHSPRIRDDESSSNSPSLRKSSKTRMPRTNPMLSYSTNQNQLNLKHFGQRGETLYESKPHHISTDSGYPMSRSDSNVEEVNKEMYRLQISRSQKALYNMESTKNSPEKYSITESTIPETNYPLDRTYSGAKISSSRLNEDMERHQDYYGVRERRESPSRGLFNRESQSSEASERAPVRTEREIPGRDKLQRRLSLESARELTESSDEMEDTLYSTTGRRRTSKHHRTIEQYEREIERLKCSVELLRGRLGPSEPGQDHTDAKMKAIISRLICVEEELRREQRKMAAALSHKQRVIEAQEHRIAALDEANTRLLSALVHLQQRAPHPAPAHPPAPHNSHPSPHSQHSHQELQI, from the exons ACACATCATACGAGAAAGCATGTCGGCGTGGTTCGGCGCCGAGCACGCCGGTGCCCGGTGCGCAGGCGCAACACAGCCCTTCGCGGTTGGCATCGTTTTTCTTCTCAAAGCGTTCATTCAGGAGCAACCCGCTCAAGAGGACGAAGTCCGCCACCAAGCTGGAGAGGGAGCGAGCCCTGGCGGCCGTCCCCACTCATCCGCCTACACACGCCTTAAGGACGTCAAG gTCTCACGAGAGTTTGCTATCAGCACATTCGCCCGCAGTATCTACTATGGATTTGGGACCTCCGAATCAA GTGGAAATCCGGGCGCTACACTCGTCGGTCCTGGGCAGGCCGCACTGTTTCGCGTTGAGCGCGGAGAACCGCGCGCCTCGATACTTCGCATGCGCATCGCGGAAGGAGCGCGACCGCTGGATATACAG CTTGCGGCAAGCGGCACGGCCGGATGAGATTCGCACGCGCCGATGTGAACGGACCGTCAAACTGTGGCTGCTCGAGGCGAAGGCGATACCGCCCAAGAAACGATACTACTGCGAGATCATGCTCGACGACACGTTGTACGCCAG GTCATCATCGAAGCTGAAGACGGAGCTGTGTTTCTGGGGCGAGGTGTACGAGTTCAGCGCGCTGCCGCCCGTGCGCGCCATCCACGTCAACGTGTACCGCGAGCCCGAGCGACGCTCGCGCAAGCGGGACAAGCACGCGCTAGTCG GCACGGTGCGCATACCGGTCGACGACGTATCGTCGCGATACCTCAACGAGCGGTGGTACCCGGTGAGCGAGAGCGACAAGCCGCAGTCGCCGGGCGGCGCGCTGCCTGCGCCCGCGCTGCGCATCAAGTGCCGCTACCAGTGCGTCGACGTGCTGCCGCTCGACTGCTACGCGAGGTTCCTCGACTACCTCAAGCGGAACTACCGCCGGCTCTGCGAGTACCTCGAGCCGGTTATAG GAGTGAAAGCGAAAGAAGACATAGGATGTGCATTAGTGTTGTGCATGGCGGGCGCGGGCTTGGCGCCGCGGTACCTCGCGGACGTGGTGGCGCTCGACGTGCGCCGCACCGGCGACCACTCGCTCACCTTCCGCGGGAACTCGCTCGCCACCAAGAGCATGGAGGCGTACCTGAAGCTAGTCGGCGATCAATATCTGCAG gaCACGTTGGGCGAGGCGgtgtgcgcggcggcgggcgcgggcgcggcggagTGCGAGGTGGACCCGCtgcgcgcgggcggcggcgcggcgctgcgccGGCAGCAGGCCGCGCTGCGCGACGCCGTGACGCGCGCCTGGCGCTCCATACACGCCTCCGCGCCGCACTTCCCGCCGCCGCTCAGGGACTGCTTCGCTACATTTAGAGAAAG GTTAACATCAATGGGTCGCGAGGACATCTCCGACAATCTGATTAGCGCGTCCATATTCCTTCGCTTCCTCTGTCCAGCTATACTGTCTCCGAGCCTCTTTGGAATTACTCATG AATACCCGAACGAGCGTGCGGCACGCAACTTGACGTTAGTGGCGAAGACTCTGCAGACGCTGGCCAACTTCACGCGCTTCCAGGGCAAGGAGGCCTTCATGGAGTTCCTCAACGACTTCCTCGAGCAGGAGGCTCCCAACATGAAGGCGTTCCTCAGAGCAATATCG TCGCGGCCACCAGACCACCAACAACAAATGCACCAACATCAAGAAGGCAGCAACAGGAACTCCTCGGCGTCGCAGGGATCCACTGTCGGCTCAGAAGGGTCCCGAGGGGACGCGTGCGTAGAACCCGACCCTGAGTGGGCGCCGCACGTAGACCTCGGCAAGCAGCTCGCGACCCTCCACGGACTGTTGGTCGATAGTTTACAAAAATTACCTCCTGCTAAGATTCag GAATTGGACCCGTTGTCCGACATACTGGACGAACTAAGCAAGAGGTTAGTGAGCAACGATAACGGACCGACGCAGCCAATCTCTGACAATATATTTAG gtTCAACGACCCGACGTGCAACACAACACCAAAACAAATGAACGTGGTTGAACCGACAACAAACGGTCAGATGAACAGCAACTTCGCTCACAGCTCGCCGATCATGAACAAAAACGGCGTGCAGTTCAACATCAGCCCATCCAAATCCAACGCCGAGGAGTCCAAATACAAGGGGGGTTACGTCGCCGTTTCCAAATCGCCAAGTTTCAACCTCAGATCAGCCACTCTACCGAGGAACGGATATGGATCCAACCCTGTCAATCAAAACGTGAACCCTGATCGGTACAGCTCGCAGTACAACAACCAAGAACACTGCGTCAATCTAAAGGTCGTGCAAATTGGCTTCGGATCTGATCAGTACCCGAAAGGAATCAGCAACGGAGTCAATGAAAGTCTCGAACGCAGAATGCAAGAGAGGTATAAACCGAACAACTACACCCAACAAGGGCATTACCACAACTCCAACTATAATAATAGCACAGAAAGATCTCCGAGTAATGACAGTATTAACCATAATTATTGCACGAATGATATGCAAAACATAATGAAAGAAACGGCTAACATAGAGGAACTGTCAGATTTGTTGAAGTACGCTGACGATTCTGACATCGTTGAGGACAAActcattataaacaaaaagaatttaACCCAGTCCAAATCGAACAATAACAACAACATCGTCAACGGAAACAAGACAAATTACACAAACAACGGCTCGAATGTCTCGATTAGTGGACTATCAAATGTAGCAAGTTCCGGCTACCAAAGCATTGCAACGTACAGCCAAAGTTCTAGTCCTATTGAAAACACAACGCATCATCATCAATCGTACGAGAACGGTGGTCAGCCGATGAGCCGATATTCGCAGCTAAATTACCAAAAACAGagagaaaaacaatattacgatAGCAAAAATGAGAAATTCTATCCAAAGAGCCCAGTGCAACAAAAAATCGAATATGATATCCAAAAATACGGTATACAAAACTTCACAACAGCGGACAACGCGCAAACAAACACCAACATGAACACTAAGATAGCGCCATTAGTATTCACGAATCCGGTTTACAACATGGAGGACAACCGCCAGTCACAGGAGAAGAAGAATAATGAAAATAGAAACTCAAAGCGTTGTGCTTGTGGTTCATCCAGTTCATCGATAGATGAGGAGGGCTTGAGCACGGACAACGTGGAAACTAACTCGGAAGAGGGTTCTACTAACTTCAATGAGGATAGTAGAAACTATGACCAACAGAACCGCAACAATACCCACCGAAAACTCACCAGAGATAATTGTAATTATGAAGATTTGTACCAGAGGAGCAACCATAGTCACTCGCCGAGAATAAGGGATGACGAGTCGTCAAGCAATTCGCCAAGTCTGCGGAAAAGTAGCAAAACGCGAATGCCCAGGACGAATCCTATGCTTTCTTACTCCACGAATCAAAATCAGTTGAACCTGAAACATTTCGGCCAGAGGGGAGAGACGCTATACGAAAGCAAGCCTCACCATATATCCACTGATTCTGGTTATCCTATGAGCAGGTCTGATTCCAACGTGGAGGAAGTGAACAAAGAAATGTATAGACTACAGATATCGAGGAGTCAGAAGGCGTTGTATAATATGGAGAGCACTAAAAATTCTCCAGAGAAATATTCCATAACAGAAAGTACAATTCCCGAAACGAATTATCCCTTAGACAGGACTTACTCTGGTGCAAAAATATCTAGCAGTAGGTTGAATGAGGATATGGAAAGACATCAGGATTACTATGGAGTGCGAGAGAGGAGGGAGTCTCCTTCGAGAGGGCTGTTTAACCGCGAGTCGCAGTCCAGTGAAGCCAGCGAGCGTGCGCCTGTGAGGACCGAGCGAGAGATCCCGGGCCGCGACAAGCTGCAGAGGCGGCTGAGCTTGGAGTCCGCCAGGGAACTGACGGAGAGCTCAGACGAGATGGAGGACACGCTGTACAGCACCACGGGCCGGCGGCGTACGTCCAAGCATCACAGGACTATTGAACAG tatGAACGTGAAATAGAGAGGTTGAAGTGCTCAGTGGAACTATTACGGGGGAGACTGGGACCATCCGAGCCTGGCCAGGACCATACCGATGCCAAAATGAAGGCTATTATTTCCAG GTTAATTTGCGTCGAAGAAGAACTGAGGCGGGAACAGCGCAAGATGGCCGCTGCTTTGTCGCACAAACAGCGTGTGATCGAGGCGCAAGAGCACAGGATTGCGGCGTTGGACGAGGCCAACACGAGGCTCCTCTCGGCACTCGTCCATCTACAACAGCGCGCCCCCCACCCCGCGCCCGCGCACCCCCCCGCTCCACACAACTCACACCCCTCGCCGCACTCGCAACATTCACACCaagaattacaaatataa